The genome window TCAACTGGCAACTGTCAGTCAAATAGCACATTTACAAAATGGAACCAAAAATGGCTTCGGTAGAACCTCCGTCGAACGACTGTGACCTGAGCAGAACCTCGTGAGCAGCATCTGAACTTAATTACAACCTTGGTAGAATCGCTTTGATGAGCAGAACCTGGTCAAACCAAGAGGTTATatcgtgcgtgtgcgtgcgtcgCCGTGCTTACACGAGGCgtgacacgatcaggatttttgggaccgatcagcgagtttaaaaaaaataaaaacaaataaaaaacgataacaggatggagcaatgtgtctatttaaatgacttgttcatttacttcatggctcatctatttatgccggtgagagacagaacaaataaatgctcttctattagacggCAGGAAGTACGTCGAGTCATGAAGcaaccaccaacacacgtttttccacaTATTGTCCTATAacacagtcggcgcgatccactcttgtcgtcgtcgccacgctaacgagtgtatccggtcgcatttgagttgacaaggtaAAGCCCGATGATCGTAAagaaacgggatgcggtggtatcggaatacaagattttattgcagcagtctgacagtgcaatcgtgaaagagcaaatttggcttgtagtctgatccacgcattacgtgttgtctgtcccacaccgccgactttttttgttttgttttataactttattggtggtcagatatttacagtactacgtcaaaagacgcgacaaagctaaaaataaactagcttttggattcaaatataccgtaACCGATGGCGACGCAGCGTACGTGTCTTTTGCGCAGCCGATCAGTGAATTacgacaaagccgatcagcataaaatggtaaGTATCGGCAGATACCAATCAGGCCGGtgagatcggtgtaaagtctagctAACACGCTAATTTGGTTAGCGTGCCGGTGTCACGGCTCCCGTCGCAACTATTACTAcagcttactgagcagttgtgaacatcttaattactgtatatgtatgtatttgactgccccccggtggccacGGCTTGCACCAGAGGGCGACCCACAAGATCAATGCGCattcatgatgcacaaacgCTTGGATTCGCTACATTCTATTTAGTTGTTatcacatttgtgtttttataaagtacaatatggTTAGGGTCAGGGTTTTCCTCTGAAAAGCACGATGCaacaatttgtgtttttgtttttttcccaggcGTCAGGCGTGACCGTGAACGACGAGGTCATCAAGGTGTTCAACGACATGAAGGTGCGCAAGTCGCACCGGACGCCCGAAGAGGTGAAGCAGCGCAAGAAGGCGGTGCTCTTCTGTCTCAGCGACGACCGCAAGAAGATCGTGGTGGAGGAAGGCAAACAGATCCTGGTGGGCGACATCGGCGAGACGGTGGACGACCCGTACGCCTGCTTCGTCAAGCTCCTCCCCCTCAACGACTGCAGATACGGACTCTACGACGCCACCTACGAAACCAAGGAGTCCAAGAAGGAGGACCTGGTCTTCATCTTCTGGTGTGTGTCCTCATGCTAACGTGCTAATTGGGCTAGGGGATGCCGTGGCGTCATGGCGTTCGTCAGAACAGGAAGTGCTTCCCGGCTGTACGATGTCACTTCACTGCCTCTCTGGTTTTTGCTTCCTCCATCAGGAGAACTTCATTACAATTTATTTGACTGCAGTACAACCTCATTGGAACCTAAATAACTGCAGTAGAAGCTAATTAGAAGCACATTCACGCCATACAACCTCCTTAGGACTACTTTTACACAAGAGAACCTTATTAGAACATATTTGACTGTAGTAGAACCTCTTTCGAAGCAAGCATTGGCTTCATTTGAACCTTGTCACACCTGTTTGGACATTAACAGAACCGAATTAAAACTAATTTGACTTGATTAGAACCTTGCTAGAAGCAAAAGGGCTTCAGTAGAACCTCCGTAGGACCACTTTGATTTCCGTAAAATCTCATTAAAACCACTTTCATTGGTAGAACCTTCTTCGAACCACATTGCTTTTAGTAGAACCTCATCAGAACCAAAATGACTGGTACAACCTCATTAGAACCGTTTTGACTGTAGGAGATCCTCATTAGAACCTGAATGACTATAAACCCATTAGAAACACTTGGACTTGACAGGAACCTTACTAAAAACGCTTTGGCTTTAGTAGAACCTCATTAGAAACACATTGCCTTCGTTTGAACCTCGTTAAAACAATTTTGACAATAGTTGAACCTAATAGGAACCAAAATGACTTGAGTAGCACCTCATTTGAGTCAATTTGACTTGACTAGAACCGCCATAGGACCACTTTGACTTCAGTAGAACCTCATTAGCAACAATTTGACATAATTAGAATCACTTTGGACCAGAAGAACCTGGTTAGACCAAGAATTGGACGTCTGCTGTGCATCCACGTGCTAACAGGCTAATTTGGTTGGCGTGCCGGCATCTCGGCGGCCGAAGCGCTTTCCCCTGATGTCGCTTCCTGTTTGGTTTTCTCGCAGGGCTCCCGAGGGCGCTCCCCTCAAGAGCAAGATGATCTACGCCAGCTCCAAAGACGCCATCAAGAAAAAGTTTACAGGTGAGCACTTTCCTGTCCTCTGAcgccatcggtgggaatcagtcACTCAGCCCCTGCTCACTGGATACGTGTTTTTATGTACGTGGCGGACTATATAGTTCATGAAAAAGATCCACCCAAAAATGCGTATGTGGTGATTCTGGAGCAGGGAATAAGTCTGAAGCGATTTATATGACCGAGAGCAGAGATTTCCGATAAATTTCCCCTCGATCTCGGTGATcagctgtgtgtgtatttcctgGATCTAACATGGAGGGAATGAATGGGCGgcacaacagccaatcagagtgatCCTTTTGCGGGCCGCGGGCGTGAACGGAAACCCCGCCTcctggacccccccccccctcccgcgaGATCGAGACCCTCGGTCCGACTCGGCCGCCCCCGGGCGGAGCGCGGCGGCGACGACCGCTCCTCGCATCGCGTTATGAGGAAACCCACGCGTGTTCTCGACAGGACACGCCCCCGCCGCAACACGATTGGCTCCTGCGTCacgggaagggcaggctacgcagatgtaacgagatgaccgTCCCAAACAGGTATCGCATTTGTACCAAACAAAAGCAAAGTTTGCTTTGGGCTAGGGTTGGGGCTAAAGCGGTTTTGGGTGGGTGAAGGTGAGGATTAGAATTAGCGTGCGTCAGGGCTAGGGGGGAACATTAACGCCGCCACGCTAAAGTCACATACTACTTTTCCCGTCCGGAAGCAGGAGGGCGTGTTCTacagggatacagcagccaatcagagtgcAGCGGCGCtcgtcctgcctggaaactaccgtattttccgaACTACAAAGTGCATCGTATTATAACCCGCGCCCActttgtgtagacttttttttttttttttgcatatattAGCCACACAGGACTATACGCCGCAGATatcgtacttgagcggctccgattaccggagacaaattccttgtgtgttttttggacatacttggcaaataaagatgattctgagatATATATGTTGTGAAATTCGATATTTACCGATCGATGGCTTTCCACTTAAAAGCTGCATCATACGCTTTTCTTCTTGTATTTTCCATGAtgagggtgtgggtgtggggggggggaatttgcGTTCGTGTGTGTCTCGCTGCATTTTACGTTGAACGCGACATAAAGTAGCGTTGTCTTCTACACGCAGCAGGCATCTGCGCCTGCCCAAACCCCTAGTGCATTATGGGAAGCGGTCATGTTTTACGCATTACGTTCGTTTTTGTTGTACGTTTAAACGAGTTGggcctgtcttgtttttgcactTGTTGCGCTCCTTGATAACTGTTagcggaaaaaaaatctatattttagcCGCATCGTTATGTAGGCCGCAGGGTTCAGAACGCGGGGGAAAAGTAGCGGCTCATAGTCTGGAAAATAGGATATGCGGGAATGCTAATCACGCGCCTGCCACTTGTTGAGGAGAAATCAAATAGAGAAGTGAAAGGAAGAAAACGACGATGCACCCAAATGAAAGTTCTTGACCGAAAACCCAAAGAAGTGACtctgccaattattagtaaaaaaaacacacaaaaaacaacggCATTTATGGCGACAACTGCGAAGCTGCCAACCTATCAGAATTcccttccagaacaatttgtcggCATTtccataattttaaaatgtcaagaacattactgcgGCACAGTTATTGCATTATactatgtaataggataaaaatgattctgcatactgttcaattgtaCACTATCATCAATGCTCTATAATCGTTACTAAACAATGGCTTCAACATTTATTGGTTTGAATTAATAGCATCAAACTTGTAATGTCGGacacatttgcagccaaatgtatTGCTGCTAATACCATGAACATTTTTCAATACTGAGACTCATAAAGGTTATTATGAATATGTATTGTATGACTGTATTTTCAAAGGTCTCGACCATTTTGTCAAGTGACGTAGGAATTCATTTTGGGTTTCTGGTCCTGTGTGGCTGTGTAGCAAAAGATTTTCTCTCCATGCACGTGTTAATTTGCCTGCTGTTTTTGCGCTTCAAATTTTTCTCATCTCCGCTGAATCACCCAAAGACTTATTTTCATGTCACGacagcttagcaattagcatggcgtACCCGTCTTTCTCCTGTTAATCTGATATAAGCGCAACCTATTTTCGCATTTGCAACATGGGTCTCAGCTCCTTTCCAAGTTGTATATTTGTAAATGAATTATAATTTTGCCATTAATACCcttgtcagtctttttttttttttttaggcgccacaaaagcaaaaacagttAGCATCGAAGTCACGCTTCTGCTTgccatgtttcttttcacaaaaagctcctTTTCTCCGTGTTTTGATCAGAAAGccgtgtttttggtgaaaccaattcatgttctactgctgatgactagagaatggagaaaaaaaatccaaaccaactctttttttctggtgaaagtaAAGTCTGTTCTTTCTTTTGGTCCATTCAGTGCTTAGATTGTCACATTGTAGCACCAAAAAGAAGTTTTTGGACTGTACAGGGAACTCATCGGTgaggtaaaaatacattttggaacgCTTGCTCGGAACGATGTAATTCCACTTTAAGGGATCAAGATCAGCTGGTGGATTTCCCGTATTATAAATATTGTAATAACATCGCATGGTTTCAAGATGAGTGTAATGGATCAAAGTAATTTCACTTTCTGTCCATCCGTGTTGTGACGTGTTGCTCGACTTGTATTAAAGATATTTTCCCAGCGCAACTCGTGAAAATCCAACTGTCAGCacaatgcatcatgggatataTTTGATTTTCGAGTGACCATCGTTGTTGACTACTGTTCAAGATGAATTGTGAGATACATGTAGTGCGCTATATAGGGGACGGCCTATACCGCAGGTGTCAatctcaaggcccgggggccaaatctgaCCCTCCGTATGATTTT of Phycodurus eques isolate BA_2022a chromosome 4, UOR_Pequ_1.1, whole genome shotgun sequence contains these proteins:
- the cfl2 gene encoding cofilin-2, producing MASGVTVNDEVIKVFNDMKVRKSHRTPEEVKQRKKAVLFCLSDDRKKIVVEEGKQILVGDIGETVDDPYACFVKLLPLNDCRYGLYDATYETKESKKEDLVFIFWAPEGAPLKSKMIYASSKDAIKKKFTGIKHEWQVNGLDDIQDRSTLAEKLGGNVVVSLEGKPL